From Platichthys flesus chromosome 19, fPlaFle2.1, whole genome shotgun sequence:
TTCTTCTCTAAACACTGACTGTACAGCAAAGGCTGTGTAAACCGTAAAAAGGAGCATTAATCacatttgtttgcttgtctCTGATGTTGCAGGCAGCTCCCTCCGCCTCAGACGAGAGCGCAGAGAGTTCAGAGCAGGTGAGAGACATCAAATCcccaaaattaaacaaaacaatcacaacttttcaaatctGTTGATGCTGAAAGCAATTCTGGTGAAGTTTAAGACCCCGGCTATGTGTGATTTTGGCCACAGGAGGCAGCAGTGGCTCCAGTAGTGGAGGACCAATCCGGCAGCCCTGACCCGACCCCGACCACAGACACAACCGACAGCCAGGACAGTgaggatgatgacgatgatgatgatgtaacaGAGGTgagtaaaaatacttttgttttaaagtattGTGACCACAAAGACAAAATCTTTTATAAACACCAAAAAACGATATAAGACACACGACACAGGGACGCTCCTAAAACACCAAATCCCGTTTTTCCTCACTCATCCTCTCTCACCTCCGTGTCTCCAGgaaactgaggaagaggaggataaatCCAGCGACAGCTCGGAGTCTGGCGAGTCCTCCAGCCCAGCTCCGGCCACCGTCAGCCCCACGGTCTTCACAGAGGAGCCCATGATTGAAACCACCGAGGATCCCATCCTGCCGACAATCGTCATCGACCCGGAAACAGCCCGTGGCGACAGCTTGGGAAAATACCCCAACGAATACAAGTCCATCATCTACGTGGAGGACAAATCCTACAACAAGCTGCCCTCTCCCTACAAGTCCTGGGAGTACGTCAGCACAGGGAAGAAAGCGGCCTATGAAATGACCGAAGGCAACGATGTGGAGAAGTCGATGCCAGTGTATAAGGTAAAGGTCAGTTTGAGCTTTGTGTGAGGGGCAGGTAGCGATTCATCAGTAGCGTCCGAATGAAATGTGGTATTAAGCTATAAGCACAAGTTATATGGCACATTTTTCAGCTTAAGCCATTTCTACCACAATATTTAAAACCTGAAAAGATTTAATGGTTTCAAATGTATAGGCGaagtattcaaatataaatcaactaggatatattaaatatatcaaACAAGTATAAAGAAGACTCTTCCATTAAGGTTTAATCTAACAAATCCTCTCTTACTCCCCCTGCTACAACTCCAGGCTCTTCAGGTCCACTCTGACATCCTGGAGGAGGACACCAGCACCCCTGAGATGGAGAGCCAGGGCCTGGACGTCACTCAGGACCAGGAAATCACCCCCCGCCAGGCCTCCCTCCCAGCAGAGGAAGGTGAAGAGAGCACCAGCGATGCCACAACCAACGAAAGCTCCAGCGcgacacaggaagaggaagacgagagcACCAGCGCCTCGAGCGCCAGCGCCAGCGCCGAGTCCCAGGACGAGGAGAGCAGCGAGGAGGCCACGGCCACGCCCGGCGCCGCAGACAGCGACTCAGACGAGAGCACGGAGAACGATtcggatgaggaggagggggccaTACCTGACGCTACCACCGACGTGCCAATGGTCATCGCGGCCAAATAAGCCCCACCCACCCAGGAAACGGCACATAAAGATGTTGGCAAACTGCCTCCAGGTGCAAGAATAAAACCAAAACTCCACAACCTCTTTCCACTGCCGGGCCAAACAGGAACTGAACAGGcttgattattattgattatatttctgtgattatttgttgtTGAGGCAGAAATGCTTTTCTAAacaggtatatatatatatatatatatatatatattttacttgaCCAGTCTTTAAAACCACCATGTTTGACTCTGCAGGGGGAAAGAGGTTGAAAGTGAGGAGGTCTACCTTCAACAGGAGGTTGACTGACCTTGTGACCTTTGTCCCGTCGCCTCCCTGTCGAGTTGCTTCAGGGTCCGAGGTCAAAACTgcaaaaagagcaaagaaacaCACTTGAGTTCTGATATCTACACTAGCACAACACTGCATTTAATCATGAATTAACAACTGCGAAGTacagttttaatatttataatcaTTTCAAGCatattaacaaaaataaaacttgtcATTAAGTCGTCTTCCTGTGTGGCTTAGCTTTGTCGCTTGCTAGAATCCAACCTGCTGGTGTAGATGGAGAAACTCAAACCATCCCGGGCTCAGACGTACAACACAGTCCAGTTCATTTGCACAGTTCCTACCAACACTACATGTTGTTTGTCTCATGTCGTTTACTGTAATGTATCATATTGTACCATTTATAAAATTTTAATAAAGTTCTTTTTCGTAACAaagacaggatgtgtgtgtccagtTGTTTTAGATCATAGACCGTAAAGCCAAATTATCCCGAACGCCACAATCCTATGCATTGAAGCCAGTCAGTAGCGATCAGGGGAGGAGCTTCAGTATCAAGGTCCCGTCATCACCAGCTATCAATCATGATATTTCATAGGatcaactaattaaaaccaaactaatgacaaacatgaacacttgaagaTAAATAAGTGTGTTAAGAATGACCTAAAATGTATTTGGCAAATGCATGAGACagatttatgacctgtactgacGCAAGCCACCAGGTGGTGCTCAAGATCCAATTATGATCCATTGTAATTTACATTCTGTTTTAGACCTAGAGACAGGAAGTCCAGTAAGACGATGAAATACTGAAGCCGAAtaagaaaagcagaaataaaaagtcATGAATCTGTTCACAACTATTATAAGTGAAGagatttatttgctttgttaaaGTCAGAGATTCCAACAGATCAAAACCTGCAACTTCAAACAGATCAATCAACATGCACAATGCTTTCATTCCTTTCATCACTGTCCTTCTCCAGGACGTCCTACAAATACAGATTACAAACCTAAATGTTGCAATTAATAACTTCCCCCACTAGATGGGGCTGAGTCATTTTAAAGTTTGTCTCCTCACTACAATaatgcaaattaaaacaaaaacttaatCTAAAAGGCAATGAATACGAAGATTTGTATGTAGTAAATAGAAAAGTGGCCTATCGTATCATACTTATTGTCACCAattcacaaatgtatttatattttcttcatcaaCACATTAATCATCTTCCTTTTTGGTTTTCTGTGTCCAACGGTGTTCAACAagttgaaaacacaacagacatcAAGTTATTAATCCCAAAGTTCCCGAAGCCAACACGTAGATTTAACAGAGATCTTACGAGACAAACAGGACACACCCTGCTGACAGATACACATTCTTGGTTTTaatactttttacttttcttaaaaaaaggTTGATTGTTTCAACTGTCTCTAAATACTACAGCTTGTGACCCAGCTGATTCCACTTAggaagacttttatttttttattttcacaatttttATAGAATACTGACCAGTTAATAGAGAACCACGTGATTGAATGGGACATGAACCTTGGTTTGGACCTTGGCCTGAGTTCAGACCTGCCTCACGGTCTTATTGTCAGGATTGATAACAGatgcagactccacacaagGACATTTCCAGTAAACCGTCTTTAATTTGACCGACAGGTTTGGTGCACCTCGAACACatgataaataaacacaagctACAGTAGAGAATAATGAGAAGAACGGACATAAGAAAAACACACGTAAAGCTAATCAATGCAGggcagacaaagacaggaagtaccaaaaaataaaaacaggaaa
This genomic window contains:
- the spp1 gene encoding osteopontin isoform X3, whose translation is MWKSGRGRREVDHCAVNHTISRAASRLAAARGWRVYKPRVQQQHHRAANTTQEINSRENPVHLFLLNSSLQLQNKTTNSDTMKVAVVFILLFATVLCRPARKVPLSSSESSEEVLRREAARKQAALVPLTRAAPVQAAPSASDESAESSEQEAAVAPVVEDQSGSPDPTPTTDTTDSQDSEDDDDDDDVTEETEEEEDKSSDSSESGESSSPAPATVSPTVFTEEPMIETTEDPILPTIVIDPETARGDSLGKYPNEYKSIIYVEDKSYNKLPSPYKSWEYVSTGKKAAYEMTEGNDVEKSMPVYKVKALQVHSDILEEDTSTPEMESQGLDVTQDQEITPRQASLPAEEGEESTSDATTNESSSATQEEEDESTSASSASASAESQDEESSEEATATPGAADSDSDESTENDSDEEEGAIPDATTDVPMVIAAK
- the spp1 gene encoding osteopontin isoform X2, whose product is MKVRTRCDCKCLSRKSGRGRREVDHCAVNHTISRAASRLAAARGWRVYKPRVQQQHHRAANTTQEINSRENPVHLFLLNSSLQLQNKTTNSDTMKVAVVFILLFATVLCRPARKVPLSSSESSEEVLRREAARKQAALVPLTRAAPVQAAPSASDESAESSEQEAAVAPVVEDQSGSPDPTPTTDTTDSQDSEDDDDDDDVTEETEEEEDKSSDSSESGESSSPAPATVSPTVFTEEPMIETTEDPILPTIVIDPETARGDSLGKYPNEYKSIIYVEDKSYNKLPSPYKSWEYVSTGKKAAYEMTEGNDVEKSMPVYKALQVHSDILEEDTSTPEMESQGLDVTQDQEITPRQASLPAEEGEESTSDATTNESSSATQEEEDESTSASSASASAESQDEESSEEATATPGAADSDSDESTENDSDEEEGAIPDATTDVPMVIAAK
- the spp1 gene encoding osteopontin isoform X1, with product MKVRTRCDCKCLSRKSGRGRREVDHCAVNHTISRAASRLAAARGWRVYKPRVQQQHHRAANTTQEINSRENPVHLFLLNSSLQLQNKTTNSDTMKVAVVFILLFATVLCRPARKVPLSSSESSEEVLRREAARKQAALVPLTRAAPVQAAPSASDESAESSEQEAAVAPVVEDQSGSPDPTPTTDTTDSQDSEDDDDDDDVTEETEEEEDKSSDSSESGESSSPAPATVSPTVFTEEPMIETTEDPILPTIVIDPETARGDSLGKYPNEYKSIIYVEDKSYNKLPSPYKSWEYVSTGKKAAYEMTEGNDVEKSMPVYKVKALQVHSDILEEDTSTPEMESQGLDVTQDQEITPRQASLPAEEGEESTSDATTNESSSATQEEEDESTSASSASASAESQDEESSEEATATPGAADSDSDESTENDSDEEEGAIPDATTDVPMVIAAK